The Mercurialis annua linkage group LG2, ddMerAnnu1.2, whole genome shotgun sequence genome contains a region encoding:
- the LOC126666959 gene encoding protein NDR1-like: MPDSGGGCCRCCCSFIFTLGLTALFLWLSLRVSKPKCSLHKFYIPALNHSLNPRGNTSLIFQLRLENTNKDKGVYYDPVNVTFFDNPTRNHSIGNFTITKFHQGHKKKATKGGEISLNSSSGFDQEAVFRAVSNGSAVFRVDMVTSVKYKIMFWKTKRYKIIVGADVNITTQGSISDPKKGVRLKSDAAKFGKLGIFWVGFLFFVLINLL, from the coding sequence ATGCCGGATTCCGGCGGCGGTTGCTGCAGATGCTGCTGCAGCTTCATATTTACACTAGGTTTAACAGCTTTATTCCTATGGCTAAGTCTACGAGTTTCAAAACCCAAATGTTCACTTCATAAATTCTACATTCCAGCTCTAAATCACTCATTAAATCCAAGAGGTAACACTTCACTGATCTTCCAACTCCGGCTAGAAAACACAAACAAAGACAAAGGTGTATATTATGACCCAGTTAATGTCACATTCTTTGACAATCCTACAAGAAATCATTCAATAGGAAATTTTACTATTACTAAGTTTCATCAAGGGCATAAGAAGAAAGCAACAAAGGGTGGTGAAATTAGTCTTAATTCGAGTTCCGGGTTCGATCAAGAAGCGGTTTTCAGGGCGGTTTCGAATGGGTCAGCGGTTTTCCGGGTGGATATGGTTACTTCTGTTAAATACAAGATCATGTTTTGGAAAACTAAGAGGTATAAGATAATTGTGGGTGCTGATGTTAATATTACTACTCAAGGTAGTATAAGTGATCCTAAGAAAggtgttaggcttaaatctgaTGCTGCTAAATTTGGGAAATTAGGGATTTTTTGGGTtgggtttttgttttttgttttgattaatttgttgtga
- the LOC126667641 gene encoding GDP-mannose transporter GONST1 isoform X1, which yields MKEMKGAKSKTSSIIMEDTSTVSRSGDRGLKLHETNVVVEQISSPLRKDVVNRSSFTMRSHENDEIDLEGAKLEKDRDKTTRSNRAFKIQNKALLSGFAYCISSCSMILVNKFVLSSYDFNAGISLMLYQNFISVIIVSSLSFLGIVSTEPLTWRLIKVWLPVNVIFVGMLVTSMFSLKYINVAMVTVLKNVTNVITAVGEMYLFNKHHDNRVWTALFLMIISAISGGITDLSFHAIGYAWQLTNCFLTASYSLTLRRVMDTAKQVTKSGNLNEFSMVLLNNTLSLPLGIILIFIFNEVEYLYTTPLLRLPVFWLVITLSGFLGLAISFTSMWFLHQTSATTYSLVGSLNKIPLSITGIVLFKVPTSLENSASIFFGLLAGIFFARAKMRERS from the exons ATGAAGGAAATGAAAGGGGCAAAGAGCAAAACATCCTCT ATCATCATGGAGGACACAAGTACAGTTAGCCGAAGCGGAGATAGAGGACTCAAACTTCATGAAACAAATGTAGTAGTAGAGCAGATATCTAGTCCATTAAGAAAAGATGTAGTTAACAG GTCGTCTTTTACAATGAGGTCTCATGAAAATGATGAAATTGACCTGGAAGGTGCAAAGTTGGAAAAGGACAGAGATAAGACAACACGTAGTAATAGAgcttttaaaatacaaaataaggcCTTATTATCTGGCTTTGCATATTGCATTTCCTCCTGCAGCATGATTCTTGTGAATAAATTTGTACTTTCCAGCTATGATTTTAATGCTGGGATATCTTTGATGTTGTACCAG AACTTTATCTCAGTAATTATCGTGTCATCATTGAGTTTTCTGGGCATAGTATCAACTGAGCCACTGACGTGGCGTTTGATCAAAGTCTGGTTGCCTGTGAATGTTATATTTGTTGGGATGCTTGTTACTAGCATGTTCAG TTTGAAATATATTAATGTAGCCATGGTCACAGTTCTGAAGAATGTTACTAATGTAATAACTGCCGTTGGTGAAATGTATCTATTCAATAAGCACCATGACAACAGAGTATGGACTGCTTTGTTTTTAATG ATAATTTCAGCAATTTCTGGAGGGATTACGGATCTGTCTTTTCACGCCATAGGCTATGCATGGCAGCTTACCAATTGTTTTCTAACTGCATCTTATTCT CTGACTTTACGTAGGGTCATGGATACTGCAAAGCAAGTCACTAAATCTGGCAACTTGAATGAGTTCTCCATGGTTTTGCTAAATAACACTTTATCATTGCCTTTAGGCATTAttcttattttcattttcaatgaGGTGGAATATCTTTATACAAC ACCGCTCTTGAGGTTACCCGTCTTCTGGCTGGTAATAACTCTAAGTGGATTCTTAGGTCTAGCAATCAGCTTCACTTCTATGTGGTTTCTTCATCAAACTAGCGCTACCACATACAG CCTTGTGGGATCACTCAACAAGATTCCTCTGTCTATCACTGGCATAGTTCTGTTCAAAGTACCTACCAGTTTGGAAAATTCCGCTAGCATCTTCTTCG GTTTATTAGCCGGAATATTTTTCGCACGAGCCAAAATGCGGGAGAGATCATAG
- the LOC126667641 gene encoding GDP-mannose transporter GONST1 isoform X2 produces MEDTSTVSRSGDRGLKLHETNVVVEQISSPLRKDVVNRSSFTMRSHENDEIDLEGAKLEKDRDKTTRSNRAFKIQNKALLSGFAYCISSCSMILVNKFVLSSYDFNAGISLMLYQNFISVIIVSSLSFLGIVSTEPLTWRLIKVWLPVNVIFVGMLVTSMFSLKYINVAMVTVLKNVTNVITAVGEMYLFNKHHDNRVWTALFLMIISAISGGITDLSFHAIGYAWQLTNCFLTASYSLTLRRVMDTAKQVTKSGNLNEFSMVLLNNTLSLPLGIILIFIFNEVEYLYTTPLLRLPVFWLVITLSGFLGLAISFTSMWFLHQTSATTYSLVGSLNKIPLSITGIVLFKVPTSLENSASIFFGLLAGIFFARAKMRERS; encoded by the exons ATGGAGGACACAAGTACAGTTAGCCGAAGCGGAGATAGAGGACTCAAACTTCATGAAACAAATGTAGTAGTAGAGCAGATATCTAGTCCATTAAGAAAAGATGTAGTTAACAG GTCGTCTTTTACAATGAGGTCTCATGAAAATGATGAAATTGACCTGGAAGGTGCAAAGTTGGAAAAGGACAGAGATAAGACAACACGTAGTAATAGAgcttttaaaatacaaaataaggcCTTATTATCTGGCTTTGCATATTGCATTTCCTCCTGCAGCATGATTCTTGTGAATAAATTTGTACTTTCCAGCTATGATTTTAATGCTGGGATATCTTTGATGTTGTACCAG AACTTTATCTCAGTAATTATCGTGTCATCATTGAGTTTTCTGGGCATAGTATCAACTGAGCCACTGACGTGGCGTTTGATCAAAGTCTGGTTGCCTGTGAATGTTATATTTGTTGGGATGCTTGTTACTAGCATGTTCAG TTTGAAATATATTAATGTAGCCATGGTCACAGTTCTGAAGAATGTTACTAATGTAATAACTGCCGTTGGTGAAATGTATCTATTCAATAAGCACCATGACAACAGAGTATGGACTGCTTTGTTTTTAATG ATAATTTCAGCAATTTCTGGAGGGATTACGGATCTGTCTTTTCACGCCATAGGCTATGCATGGCAGCTTACCAATTGTTTTCTAACTGCATCTTATTCT CTGACTTTACGTAGGGTCATGGATACTGCAAAGCAAGTCACTAAATCTGGCAACTTGAATGAGTTCTCCATGGTTTTGCTAAATAACACTTTATCATTGCCTTTAGGCATTAttcttattttcattttcaatgaGGTGGAATATCTTTATACAAC ACCGCTCTTGAGGTTACCCGTCTTCTGGCTGGTAATAACTCTAAGTGGATTCTTAGGTCTAGCAATCAGCTTCACTTCTATGTGGTTTCTTCATCAAACTAGCGCTACCACATACAG CCTTGTGGGATCACTCAACAAGATTCCTCTGTCTATCACTGGCATAGTTCTGTTCAAAGTACCTACCAGTTTGGAAAATTCCGCTAGCATCTTCTTCG GTTTATTAGCCGGAATATTTTTCGCACGAGCCAAAATGCGGGAGAGATCATAG